The following proteins are co-located in the Moraxella nasovis genome:
- a CDS encoding BCCT family transporter, with protein MSLKRFYEKSSFNPVVTGVTIFFVVVLVAATLLLPEQMGFILSEAQSGIFANFSWFYIFLVSLFLFFLFFLAVSGFGNIKLGTDEESPEFGFFSWLAMLFAAGMGVGLMFFGVAEPLSHFGSDITTGTTQEMSKQALLHTAFHWGMHAWAIYAVIALALAYFAFRYKLPLALRSCFYPLLKDKINGGIGNVIDILALTATLFGIITTLGFGSAQMGSGLVEMGWISETSFGLQLIVIIVVMILAMLSAISGVGKGVKMLSEINLVLAICLLLFVLATGPTLYLLGAFNDNLGVYFSNLVRLSFKTYVYEPQNTGWFNGWTVLYWAWWCSWAPFVGLFIARISRGRTIREFIFGVLGIPTIFCILWFTIFGNSAIWLDTNVTDGSLSALTGTPEVLLFRFLDLLPLSGLTSLVALLSIGLFFITSADSGIYVLNNIASRDKSMASPAWQAIMWGVLMSVVSIVLIAFGGLGTLQTVTLIVALPFAVIMLLMCGALFIALIADTKYFSSDFATSSITWTGDKWRERLNVMLNQSDEKEILQFLKGTALPAMRELRTELIDKYGLSVEIQTLFEADEPAVELIIHQDTVRDFSYGIRSVRREIAEQMVHDSNLPHIQETVSYEPLTYFFDGRTGYEVHYMTHNELISDILKHYERYLSLMTDVGQDVMSHDASNLAE; from the coding sequence CCTTTTATTGCCTGAGCAAATGGGCTTTATTTTAAGCGAAGCTCAATCAGGTATTTTTGCCAACTTTAGTTGGTTTTATATCTTCTTAGTATCGCTTTTTTTGTTTTTCTTATTTTTCTTGGCAGTCAGTGGATTTGGCAATATTAAGCTTGGCACAGATGAAGAAAGTCCAGAATTTGGCTTTTTTTCATGGCTTGCCATGCTGTTTGCCGCTGGTATGGGTGTAGGCTTGATGTTCTTTGGCGTGGCAGAACCTTTGTCACATTTTGGCTCAGACATCACAACAGGCACGACCCAAGAGATGAGTAAGCAAGCACTACTACATACCGCATTCCACTGGGGGATGCACGCTTGGGCTATCTATGCTGTTATCGCACTTGCTTTGGCTTATTTCGCCTTTCGTTATAAGCTACCGCTTGCCTTACGTTCATGCTTTTATCCACTACTAAAAGACAAAATTAATGGCGGTATAGGTAATGTCATTGACATTCTTGCTTTAACCGCTACATTGTTTGGTATCATCACAACGCTTGGCTTTGGCTCAGCTCAGATGGGGTCAGGGCTTGTGGAGATGGGCTGGATAAGCGAAACAAGCTTTGGGCTTCAGCTAATCGTCATCATCGTCGTCATGATATTGGCAATGCTGTCAGCCATCAGCGGTGTCGGTAAAGGCGTAAAAATGCTTAGCGAGATTAACTTGGTGCTTGCCATCTGCTTATTGCTGTTTGTGCTTGCCACAGGTCCTACGCTGTACCTACTAGGGGCATTTAATGATAATTTAGGCGTATATTTTAGCAACCTTGTTCGCTTAAGCTTTAAAACTTATGTCTACGAACCGCAAAACACTGGATGGTTTAATGGCTGGACAGTGCTGTACTGGGCATGGTGGTGTTCATGGGCTCCATTTGTCGGTCTATTTATCGCACGTATCAGCCGTGGGCGTACGATTCGTGAGTTTATTTTTGGTGTGCTTGGCATTCCTACGATTTTTTGTATTTTGTGGTTTACCATATTTGGTAACAGTGCCATTTGGCTTGATACAAACGTTACAGATGGCTCACTCTCTGCTTTGACTGGCACGCCAGAAGTACTGCTGTTCCGCTTCTTAGATTTATTGCCTTTATCTGGATTAACCAGTCTGGTTGCTTTACTTAGCATTGGCTTGTTTTTTATTACGTCTGCTGACTCAGGCATTTATGTACTAAATAACATCGCCTCTCGTGATAAATCAATGGCTTCTCCAGCTTGGCAAGCTATCATGTGGGGTGTGTTAATGTCGGTGGTATCCATCGTGTTGATCGCCTTTGGTGGATTAGGCACTTTACAGACAGTTACCTTAATTGTAGCACTTCCCTTTGCTGTGATTATGCTACTGATGTGTGGAGCGTTATTTATAGCCTTAATTGCTGACACCAAATACTTTAGTAGCGATTTTGCCACAAGCTCCATCACATGGACAGGCGATAAGTGGAGAGAACGCCTAAATGTCATGCTTAATCAAAGCGACGAAAAAGAGATCTTACAATTTTTAAAAGGCACTGCCCTGCCTGCCATGCGTGAGCTGCGTACTGAGCTTATCGATAAGTACGGTCTAAGCGTTGAAATTCAGACACTCTTTGAAGCAGACGAGCCTGCAGTCGAGCTGATTATCCACCAAGACACGGTGCGTGATTTTAGCTATGGTATTCGTTCGGTTCGCCGAGAGATTGCTGAACAGATGGTGCATGACAGCAACCTGCCACACATTCAAGAGACGGTAAGTTATGAACCTTTAACCTACTTCTTTGATGGTCGTACAGGCTATGAAGTACATTATATGACGCATAATGAGCTTATCAGCGACATCTTAAAACACTATGAACGCTATCTATCACTGATGACTGATGTCGGTCAAGATGTTATGTCGCACGATGCAAGCAATTTGGCAGAATAA
- a CDS encoding aminotransferase class V-fold PLP-dependent enzyme has translation MFTSNQLNHIRAQFDALQRLDDAGQKPLYFDGPGGSQLPNTVIDAISDYLRLGNSNMGGHNHAGQNTTQINRTARQQAATWLGADSDSIVFGLNSTSLMFNVSRAIAQTWQAGENIVVCSLNHFSHVSSWERAAHDKGVEVRTIALNADKNDLDYNMLDTLIDEKTRLVAVTLASNVIGTIVDVKRIIDKAKSVNALVSVDAVHAIVHLPVNAAQMGADFIFASAYKIGGPHLGMMYAKHEHLQHLNPYKVEPATNIAPMSWEQGTQSFEAQAGFIAMMNYWANLAFDTPSTALTQDNKSLAYQNVVAHELTLNKRILEHFARRPHLKLYGKTTANDRTPTFAFNLVKDGKIQNGAALSEYLGTRNIALGCGNFYAKTLVESLSPTAAVLRLGCLHYNTVDEIDELFEIMDLAINQLP, from the coding sequence ATGTTTACCTCTAATCAGTTAAATCATATTCGGGCTCAGTTTGATGCCTTGCAACGCTTGGATGATGCAGGACAAAAACCCTTGTACTTTGATGGACCAGGCGGCTCACAGCTGCCAAATACCGTCATTGACGCCATCAGTGATTATTTACGCCTTGGTAATAGTAATATGGGTGGTCATAACCATGCAGGGCAAAACACCACACAAATTAACCGTACCGCAAGACAGCAGGCAGCTACTTGGCTTGGTGCAGATAGCGATTCTATTGTCTTTGGGCTAAATTCTACAAGTCTGATGTTTAACGTCAGTCGTGCCATCGCTCAAACATGGCAGGCAGGCGAGAACATAGTCGTGTGTAGCCTAAACCACTTTTCGCACGTCTCTTCATGGGAGCGAGCAGCACACGATAAAGGCGTAGAGGTTCGCACCATTGCTTTAAATGCCGATAAAAATGACTTAGATTATAATATGCTAGATACTTTAATCGATGAAAAAACCCGATTGGTAGCAGTCACTTTAGCCTCAAACGTCATTGGGACAATCGTCGATGTCAAACGCATCATTGATAAAGCCAAATCAGTAAATGCTTTGGTCAGTGTTGATGCGGTTCATGCCATCGTGCATTTACCTGTTAACGCTGCACAGATGGGGGCAGATTTTATTTTTGCTTCTGCTTATAAAATTGGCGGCCCTCATCTTGGCATGATGTACGCCAAACACGAACATTTGCAACACTTAAACCCCTATAAAGTTGAGCCTGCCACCAATATCGCCCCCATGTCTTGGGAGCAAGGCACGCAGTCTTTTGAAGCTCAAGCAGGCTTTATCGCCATGATGAACTACTGGGCAAACTTAGCATTTGATACACCATCTACCGCCCTTACACAGGATAATAAAAGCCTTGCCTACCAAAACGTAGTAGCCCATGAGCTTACTTTAAATAAGCGGATTTTAGAGCATTTTGCCCGTCGTCCCCACTTAAAACTGTACGGTAAAACCACCGCAAATGATCGCACACCTACTTTTGCCTTCAACCTTGTAAAAGATGGGAAAATCCAAAATGGTGCTGCACTCAGTGAATACCTAGGAACACGCAACATTGCTCTTGGTTGTGGTAATTTTTATGCCAAAACGCTGGTAGAAAGCCTATCTCCAACAGCTGCGGTATTGCGACTTGGCTGTCTGCATTATAATACGGTAGATGAGATTGATGAACTATTTGAAATCATGGACTTAGCAATCAACCAACTGCCTTAA
- a CDS encoding pyridoxal phosphate-dependent decarboxylase family protein, with amino-acid sequence MPSLSENRQALFCNDSKSIADYKKNMNTAVQAVSDWLQNDKMYTGGSIRQLREKIAFNPNKDGLGLENALNRAVEIFLNNSLKVHHPHSLAHLHCPTMVASQIAEVLINATNQSMDSWDQSPAGSLMEVQMIDWLRQKAGFGVGTAGVFTSGGTQSNLMGVLLARDWCIAKHFKNDKGEPWSVQRLGIPADAMQKVKVLCSQNAHFSVQKNMAMMGMGFQSVVAIPVNDHAQMDTAELERIMSELTDKGNIIACVVATAGTTDAGAIDDIKEVRKITNAHGAWLHIDAAWGGALLLSNQYRDKLAGIEEADSITLDFHKHYFQSISCGAFLLKDEQNYRFMHYEAEYLNSAYDEEHGVPNLVSKSLQTTRRFDALKLWLTIEALGETLYGEMIDHGVDLTCEVADYIKASDELELLVEPQFASVLFRVVPKGYPDELIDSLNQNVADELFAKGEANIGVTRVIDNNRDVQSLKMTTLSPIATLDNVKALLAQVLEQANAIKDDIQNGVYTPPID; translated from the coding sequence ATGCCAAGCCTATCTGAAAACCGACAAGCTTTATTTTGCAATGACTCTAAGTCCATTGCTGATTATAAAAAAAACATGAACACCGCCGTGCAAGCTGTCAGCGACTGGCTACAAAACGACAAAATGTACACAGGTGGTAGTATTAGACAATTAAGAGAAAAAATCGCTTTTAACCCAAACAAAGACGGCTTGGGGCTAGAAAACGCCCTAAACCGTGCGGTAGAGATTTTTTTGAACAACAGCCTAAAAGTCCATCACCCCCATTCACTCGCTCATCTTCATTGTCCAACCATGGTGGCAAGCCAAATTGCTGAAGTTTTGATTAACGCCACTAACCAGTCTATGGACTCGTGGGATCAGTCGCCAGCAGGGTCATTGATGGAAGTGCAGATGATTGACTGGTTACGCCAAAAAGCAGGTTTTGGGGTAGGAACGGCAGGCGTGTTCACGTCAGGTGGTACGCAGTCTAATTTGATGGGTGTGCTACTTGCTCGTGACTGGTGCATTGCCAAGCATTTTAAGAATGACAAAGGTGAACCGTGGTCAGTACAACGCCTTGGCATTCCTGCTGACGCTATGCAAAAAGTTAAGGTGTTATGCTCGCAAAATGCCCATTTTAGCGTACAAAAAAACATGGCGATGATGGGTATGGGTTTTCAATCGGTCGTTGCGATACCTGTCAATGACCATGCCCAAATGGATACGGCAGAGCTTGAACGCATTATGAGCGAATTGACCGATAAGGGTAACATCATTGCGTGCGTGGTGGCAACGGCAGGCACGACCGATGCAGGGGCGATTGATGATATCAAAGAAGTGCGTAAGATTACAAACGCCCACGGTGCGTGGCTACATATTGATGCGGCATGGGGTGGGGCGTTATTGTTGTCCAACCAATACCGTGATAAGCTCGCTGGCATTGAAGAGGCTGACTCTATCACTCTTGATTTTCATAAGCATTATTTTCAAAGCATTTCGTGTGGGGCGTTTTTACTAAAAGATGAACAAAATTACCGCTTTATGCACTATGAAGCAGAATATCTCAATTCTGCTTATGATGAAGAGCATGGCGTACCAAATTTGGTATCAAAATCATTGCAGACGACTCGCCGATTTGACGCTTTAAAACTGTGGCTTACCATTGAGGCTTTGGGTGAAACGCTTTATGGTGAGATGATTGACCATGGTGTGGATTTGACCTGTGAAGTGGCCGATTACATCAAGGCAAGTGATGAGCTTGAACTGCTTGTTGAGCCACAATTTGCGTCTGTGCTGTTTCGTGTTGTGCCAAAGGGCTATCCTGATGAGTTGATTGATAGCTTAAATCAGAATGTGGCAGATGAGCTGTTTGCCAAAGGTGAGGCAAATATTGGCGTAACTCGTGTGATTGATAATAACCGTGATGTACAGTCGTTAAAGATGACCACCTTAAGCCCAATTGCCACATTAGATAATGTCAAGGCGTTATTAGCTCAAGTGCTAGAGCAGGCAAACGCCATTAAAGATGATATTCAAAACGGAGTTTATACACCACCGATTGATTGA
- a CDS encoding diaminobutyrate--2-oxoglutarate transaminase, whose protein sequence is MSVTPVTPTHSSNQYYLDRQELMESNVRSYPRKLPLAIAKAQGLHVYDVEGNDYLDCLAGAGTLALGHNHPAVLEALQDVLASGLPLHTLDITTPVKDAFTEALLGCFPKDFVLQFCGPTGADATEAAVKLAKTYTGRDNVIAFSGGYHGMTHGSLAMTGNLSAKEKVGNLMAGVQFMPYPHEYRCPLGLGGDKGVDALTYYFENFIEDVESGVVKPAAVILEAIQGEGGVVPAPKKWLQKIREVTAKHDIVLILDEVQAGFARSGKMFAYQHADIIPDVVVMSKAVGGGLPLAVLAINKKFDAWLPAGHTGTFRGNQLAMAAGLKVLEEIKNNNLAENAHIQGEFLRSEISKLQAEFGCIGHVRGRGLMNGIEIVDERKAADSMGSYPADSELAAAIQTACFNNKLLLEKGGRGGTVIRILCPITITHDECVEVVKRFKQSLIDALKAVRG, encoded by the coding sequence ATGAGCGTTACGCCTGTTACTCCCACACATTCTTCCAACCAATACTACCTAGACCGCCAAGAGCTTATGGAGTCTAATGTTCGCAGTTACCCACGTAAATTACCCCTTGCCATTGCCAAAGCCCAAGGCTTGCACGTTTATGACGTGGAGGGTAATGATTATTTAGACTGTCTTGCAGGAGCAGGGACGTTAGCGTTAGGACATAATCATCCTGCGGTGCTAGAAGCCTTGCAAGACGTGCTTGCCAGTGGGTTGCCACTACACACCCTTGACATCACAACCCCTGTCAAAGACGCCTTTACTGAGGCATTGCTTGGCTGTTTCCCTAAGGATTTTGTGTTGCAGTTTTGTGGCCCAACAGGGGCGGACGCTACCGAGGCGGCGGTAAAACTTGCTAAGACTTATACAGGTCGTGATAATGTGATTGCCTTTAGTGGTGGTTATCATGGCATGACGCATGGTTCGCTTGCGATGACAGGTAATTTATCTGCCAAAGAAAAAGTCGGCAATCTGATGGCAGGCGTGCAGTTTATGCCGTATCCACACGAATACCGCTGCCCGTTGGGGCTTGGTGGCGACAAGGGTGTGGACGCTTTGACTTATTATTTTGAAAACTTTATTGAAGATGTGGAAAGCGGCGTGGTTAAGCCTGCTGCCGTGATTTTAGAAGCCATTCAAGGCGAAGGCGGTGTCGTTCCTGCCCCTAAAAAATGGCTACAAAAGATTCGTGAAGTTACCGCCAAGCATGACATCGTTTTGATTTTGGACGAAGTGCAAGCAGGCTTTGCTCGCTCTGGTAAAATGTTCGCTTATCAGCACGCTGACATTATCCCAGATGTCGTGGTAATGAGTAAGGCGGTGGGCGGTGGTTTGCCCCTTGCGGTACTTGCCATTAACAAAAAATTTGACGCATGGTTGCCAGCAGGACACACAGGCACATTCCGTGGTAATCAGCTTGCCATGGCAGCAGGCTTAAAGGTTCTAGAAGAGATTAAAAACAACAATTTAGCAGAAAATGCCCACATTCAAGGCGAGTTTTTGCGTAGCGAGATTAGCAAATTGCAAGCAGAATTTGGCTGCATCGGTCATGTGCGCGGGCGAGGCTTGATGAATGGCATTGAGATTGTGGACGAGCGTAAAGCGGCTGATTCTATGGGGTCATATCCTGCTGACAGTGAGCTTGCTGCTGCCATTCAAACAGCGTGTTTTAATAATAAATTATTGCTTGAAAAAGGCGGTCGTGGCGGTACAGTTATTCGTATTTTATGCCCGATTACCATTACCCATGATGAATGCGTGGAAGTGGTTAAACGCTTTAAGCAGTCACTCATCGATGCGTTAAAAGCGGTGCGTGGTTAA
- a CDS encoding bifunctional aconitate hydratase 2/2-methylisocitrate dehydratase, with the protein MLTEYRKHVAEREALGVPPQPLTDAQTADLVELLKNPPKGEEEFLTHLLENRVPAGVDQAAYVKAAFLSAIAKGETTSPLLDKERAVYLLGTMLGGYNVAPLVDLLDDDKLGELAAKALKKTLLVFDAFHDVEEKAKAGNENAKSVLQSWADAEWFTSRPDVPEEMKITVFKVTGETNTDDLSPAQDAWSRPDIPLHANAMLKNERDGIYPEKNGEVGPLTQIKDLIAKGNPVAYVGDVVGTGSSRKSATNSVLWFFGDDIPYIPNKRDGGVCLGGKIAPIFFNTMEDAGALPIEIDVSEMNMGDEVTLKIDHDTASVTALKDGKQIAESKLKTPVLLDEVRAGGRINLIVGRSLTTKARESLGLEPSTLFRKPEQPADTGKGFTLAQKMVGRACGLPEGQGVRPGTYCEPKMTTVGSQDTTGPMTRDELKDLACLGFTSDLVMQSFCHTAAYPKPIDVNTHHTLPDFIMNRGGVSLRPGDGIIHSWLNRMLLPDTVGTGGDSHTRFPIGISFPAGSGLVAFAAATGVMPLDMPESVLVKFKGKMQPGITLRDLVHAIPYVAIQEGDLTVEKKGKKNIFSGRILEIDLTEMENSLTVEQAFELSDASAERSAAGCAITVAEDKVAEYLRSNIVMLKWMISEGYGDARTLARRAENMQKWLDNPSLLKADADAEYVKVYEIDLSDIKEPILCCPNDPDDAKLLSDVAGDKIDEVFIGSCMTNIGHFRAAGKLLSEVPAGSLTTRLWIAPPTKMDERQLMDEGYYNTFAQAGARTEMPGCSLCMGNQARIAPKSTAVSTSTRNFPNRLGQGANVYLASAELAAVASVLGKLPTVEEYMQYAGKLESMEAEIYNYLNFDQMSDYTDKSNQIDVAQLS; encoded by the coding sequence ATGCTAACTGAATATCGCAAACACGTCGCTGAGCGTGAAGCACTTGGTGTGCCGCCCCAGCCATTGACCGATGCTCAAACTGCTGATTTGGTTGAACTTTTAAAAAACCCACCAAAGGGCGAAGAAGAATTTTTAACCCACCTACTTGAAAATCGTGTACCAGCAGGCGTGGACCAAGCTGCTTATGTGAAAGCTGCCTTTTTAAGTGCTATTGCTAAAGGTGAGACGACGTCACCACTGTTAGACAAAGAGCGTGCTGTGTATCTGCTAGGTACAATGCTTGGTGGTTATAATGTCGCACCGCTGGTTGATTTATTAGATGATGATAAACTTGGTGAGTTAGCTGCCAAGGCACTTAAAAAAACCTTGCTTGTGTTTGACGCATTCCACGACGTGGAAGAAAAAGCCAAAGCTGGTAACGAGAATGCTAAGTCGGTACTACAATCTTGGGCAGATGCTGAGTGGTTCACTAGCCGTCCAGATGTGCCAGAAGAGATGAAAATCACCGTATTTAAAGTAACTGGCGAAACAAATACAGATGATCTATCACCTGCCCAAGATGCGTGGAGTCGTCCTGATATTCCACTACACGCTAATGCCATGCTTAAAAACGAGCGTGATGGCATCTATCCAGAAAAAAATGGCGAAGTAGGTCCATTAACCCAAATTAAAGATCTAATCGCTAAAGGCAACCCTGTCGCCTATGTGGGTGACGTGGTCGGTACTGGCTCAAGCCGTAAGTCAGCAACGAACTCTGTGCTATGGTTCTTTGGTGATGATATTCCATACATTCCAAATAAGCGTGATGGTGGCGTATGTCTAGGTGGTAAGATTGCACCGATTTTCTTTAACACCATGGAAGACGCTGGGGCATTGCCAATCGAGATTGATGTTTCTGAAATGAACATGGGTGATGAAGTTACCCTAAAAATCGATCATGACACTGCTAGTGTTACCGCCCTTAAAGACGGCAAACAAATCGCCGAATCTAAACTAAAAACCCCAGTACTGCTTGATGAAGTGCGTGCAGGCGGACGTATCAACCTAATCGTAGGTCGTAGCCTGACAACTAAGGCACGTGAGTCTTTAGGTCTAGAGCCATCTACATTATTCCGCAAGCCAGAACAGCCAGCCGACACAGGCAAAGGCTTTACGCTTGCCCAAAAGATGGTTGGACGTGCATGCGGTCTCCCAGAAGGTCAAGGCGTTCGCCCAGGCACTTACTGTGAGCCAAAAATGACTACCGTGGGTTCTCAAGATACCACAGGTCCTATGACCCGTGATGAGCTTAAAGACTTAGCATGCTTAGGTTTTACTTCTGATTTAGTGATGCAGTCATTTTGTCATACAGCTGCATACCCTAAGCCTATCGATGTGAACACTCACCACACTTTGCCTGATTTTATTATGAATCGTGGCGGCGTTTCTTTACGTCCTGGCGATGGTATTATTCACTCATGGCTAAACCGTATGCTACTGCCTGATACTGTGGGTACAGGTGGCGATAGTCATACACGCTTCCCAATCGGTATTTCATTCCCAGCAGGTTCAGGTCTTGTGGCATTCGCTGCTGCAACAGGGGTTATGCCACTTGATATGCCAGAGTCTGTACTTGTTAAGTTTAAGGGCAAAATGCAGCCAGGCATCACCTTGCGTGATTTGGTGCATGCTATCCCTTATGTGGCAATCCAAGAAGGCGACTTAACTGTTGAGAAGAAAGGTAAAAAGAACATCTTTAGCGGGCGTATCCTTGAGATTGACCTAACTGAGATGGAAAACTCTTTAACTGTTGAACAAGCTTTTGAATTGTCTGACGCATCGGCAGAGCGTTCAGCAGCAGGCTGTGCTATCACGGTGGCTGAAGATAAGGTTGCTGAATACCTGCGTTCTAACATTGTCATGCTAAAATGGATGATTTCAGAAGGATATGGCGATGCTCGTACGCTAGCCCGCCGTGCTGAAAATATGCAAAAATGGCTTGATAACCCGAGCCTACTTAAGGCGGACGCTGATGCCGAATACGTTAAAGTCTATGAAATAGATCTAAGCGACATCAAAGAGCCTATCTTGTGCTGCCCAAATGATCCAGATGATGCAAAATTATTATCTGATGTGGCAGGTGATAAGATTGATGAAGTGTTCATCGGTTCTTGCATGACGAACATTGGTCACTTCCGTGCAGCGGGTAAATTACTGTCTGAAGTACCTGCAGGCAGCTTAACCACTCGTCTGTGGATTGCTCCACCGACTAAGATGGATGAGCGTCAGCTAATGGACGAAGGTTATTATAATACTTTTGCCCAAGCGGGTGCTAGAACTGAGATGCCGGGTTGTTCACTATGTATGGGTAACCAAGCCCGTATCGCCCCAAAATCTACCGCTGTATCTACATCAACACGTAACTTCCCGAACCGATTAGGTCAAGGTGCGAACGTGTATCTAGCGTCAGCGGAGCTTGCAGCAGTCGCTTCAGTGCTTGGTAAACTGCCAACAGTTGAAGAATACATGCAGTATGCTGGTAAGCTTGAATCTATGGAAGCAGAAATTTATAATTATCTAAATTTTGACCAAATGAGCGACTACACCGACAAATCAAATCAAATCGATGTCGCACAGCTGTCATAA
- a CDS encoding TRAP transporter permease, with translation MTNQTPLPNDPLTNTQEILEKYDRESVTRTVSNQVVRYLIGLIAIFYSVFHLYITFNPLPELIQRSVHVAVGVALIFLIYPATKRSSRKLVSWFDWLWLILSLSTAGYLIWEYQDIVSVRGGIPNQWDIVFSAITVLVVLESARRITGWILPVFALVFLAYPFVSHMGFMPDRLLTRPYDLGDIFGQLYLKTEGIYSTAIGASVTFIFLFILFGAFLSRSGMGRLFNDLALALAGHKQGGPAKVAVISSGFMGSINGAAVANVVGTGAFTIPLMKKVGYDKNFAGAVEASASVGGQILPPIMGAAAFIMAETTGVAYGTIAMAAVLPALLYYLGVIAQVHFRAGKNNLRGIPKADLPRVKEVLKARGHMLLPIVFLVILLANNMPVGYAAAYTIGITVLVSQLRAETRMGVKDILAALEDGAKQSLSTMAACAVVGIVIGVVNLTSFGTVMTSSIVTLGAGSLLLTLILTMLASMVLGMGLPSIPAYIITATMAAPALANFDIPVLVAHMFVFYFGIFANITPPVALAAFAGAGISGGDPMKTGWQSLKLALAGFIVPFMFVYNPNMMMIDTADIAVTAKEFAMPAWHIIVSVAATSIIGVLALSAAVEGFFKKVMSLWQRIILACGAFCLIIPETVTDLFGIIVVAVILVLNIRQNKAYRGNTA, from the coding sequence ATGACCAATCAAACCCCTTTACCGAATGACCCTCTAACAAACACCCAAGAAATTCTAGAAAAGTATGATCGTGAATCAGTAACACGGACCGTATCCAATCAAGTGGTGCGTTATCTTATTGGTTTGATTGCTATTTTTTATTCAGTGTTTCATTTGTATATCACCTTTAATCCTCTGCCAGAATTAATCCAAAGATCTGTTCACGTGGCGGTTGGTGTTGCATTAATATTTTTAATTTATCCTGCTACTAAAAGATCAAGTCGCAAGTTAGTTTCTTGGTTTGATTGGTTGTGGCTCATCTTATCTTTATCTACCGCTGGGTATCTGATCTGGGAGTATCAGGATATCGTTTCGGTGCGTGGTGGTATTCCCAATCAATGGGATATAGTATTTTCTGCCATTACTGTGCTTGTGGTGCTTGAAAGTGCAAGACGCATCACAGGTTGGATTTTACCAGTATTTGCATTGGTTTTTTTAGCTTATCCTTTTGTCAGTCATATGGGCTTTATGCCTGATAGATTGTTAACTCGCCCTTATGATTTGGGAGATATTTTTGGGCAACTGTATCTAAAGACAGAAGGTATTTATTCGACAGCAATTGGTGCATCAGTAACTTTTATATTTCTATTTATCCTTTTTGGGGCTTTTTTATCTCGCTCAGGGATGGGGCGGCTATTTAATGACTTGGCATTGGCATTAGCAGGTCATAAGCAAGGCGGTCCTGCAAAAGTTGCTGTTATTTCTAGTGGGTTTATGGGGTCAATTAATGGAGCTGCCGTTGCCAATGTCGTAGGGACAGGTGCTTTTACTATCCCTTTGATGAAAAAAGTTGGCTATGATAAGAATTTTGCTGGGGCGGTGGAAGCCAGTGCTTCTGTCGGTGGGCAAATCTTACCACCTATCATGGGAGCGGCAGCTTTCATCATGGCTGAGACGACGGGCGTGGCTTATGGTACAATCGCTATGGCGGCCGTACTTCCAGCGTTGTTATACTATTTGGGTGTGATTGCTCAAGTACATTTTCGTGCTGGTAAAAATAATTTGCGTGGTATACCCAAAGCAGATTTACCACGAGTAAAAGAAGTGTTAAAAGCTCGTGGTCATATGCTACTTCCTATCGTATTTTTGGTGATTTTACTTGCTAATAATATGCCTGTTGGTTATGCGGCTGCTTATACGATCGGCATAACAGTATTGGTCAGTCAGCTGCGTGCTGAAACTCGCATGGGCGTAAAAGATATTCTAGCAGCCTTAGAAGATGGAGCAAAACAGTCATTATCTACGATGGCTGCTTGTGCGGTCGTTGGTATCGTTATTGGTGTGGTCAATCTTACAAGTTTTGGCACGGTTATGACATCTTCTATTGTAACGCTTGGTGCAGGCTCGCTCTTATTAACATTGATTTTAACAATGCTCGCTTCTATGGTACTCGGTATGGGACTGCCGTCAATTCCAGCATATATCATTACAGCTACCATGGCAGCCCCCGCACTTGCCAATTTTGATATCCCTGTGCTTGTGGCACATATGTTTGTCTTTTATTTTGGTATTTTTGCAAACATCACCCCACCTGTTGCTTTAGCTGCTTTTGCAGGAGCGGGGATTAGTGGCGGTGATCCAATGAAGACAGGCTGGCAATCTCTTAAATTGGCTCTTGCAGGATTTATTGTGCCATTTATGTTTGTCTACAATCCTAATATGATGATGATTGATACAGCAGATATTGCAGTAACTGCTAAAGAATTTGCGATGCCAGCATGGCATATTATCGTTAGTGTTGCCGCCACGTCTATTATCGGTGTTTTGGCACTATCAGCAGCCGTCGAAGGATTCTTTAAGAAAGTTATGTCTTTATGGCAGCGTATCATCTTAGCGTGTGGGGCATTTTGTTTAATCATCCCAGAAACTGTTACCGATCTTTTTGGCATCATTGTGGTGGCGGTGATACTTGTGCTAAATATTAGACAAAATAAAGCTTATCGTGGCAATACTGCATAG